The following are encoded in a window of Bacillus sp. SORGH_AS_0510 genomic DNA:
- a CDS encoding Ger(x)C family spore germination protein, which produces MKLKRIMHRLILYIGLILLLCGCWDKKELEERAYVIGLGMAKNHESSKIDITFLIANPEVGSQQSGSGSKEPAREIITITANDFITARNTANAIVARELTYDLLRVFVVSEELAGDKDFIHYIYDATKDREIKRDAYLIVSKEDPRVFFTNNKPKLETRPHKYFQFMITRGIETGLIPDSDLHRFFRVTENDEDLFLAMYATTKLQKGEKRGNEDEYLAGEIDTEGTSNQTQFIGAAVFKEGKMIGKITGQETRISVLLDDTSELNDVLTTYPDPFNKKKRVAARVIKKQNNDIEIDINHGPPKIKVTLPLTIEILSDPSMVNYGAHEEKKKILKKHLEKVVSGKIEDFVKKTQTQFKGEPFMWSAEVRKKFKTIPEYEKYDWMKVYPDARVEIKAAITLGEFGKQEKVPNIEKLRD; this is translated from the coding sequence ATGAAACTAAAAAGAATAATGCATAGACTTATTCTATATATAGGATTGATTCTGTTGCTTTGTGGATGTTGGGATAAAAAGGAGTTGGAGGAAAGGGCTTATGTGATTGGATTGGGTATGGCTAAGAACCACGAATCAAGTAAGATTGATATTACCTTTTTGATTGCCAATCCTGAAGTAGGAAGTCAGCAAAGCGGTTCAGGATCTAAAGAACCTGCACGTGAAATAATTACTATTACTGCTAATGATTTTATAACCGCGCGAAATACAGCAAATGCCATCGTGGCAAGAGAATTGACCTATGACCTTTTACGAGTATTTGTTGTATCTGAAGAGTTGGCTGGTGACAAGGATTTCATTCACTATATTTATGATGCAACAAAGGATAGAGAAATTAAAAGAGACGCGTATTTAATTGTTTCAAAAGAAGACCCAAGAGTGTTTTTTACAAATAATAAGCCTAAATTGGAAACGAGACCGCATAAGTACTTTCAATTTATGATAACAAGAGGGATTGAAACAGGTCTAATTCCAGATTCTGACCTCCATCGATTTTTTCGGGTAACAGAAAATGATGAAGACTTATTTCTTGCGATGTATGCAACGACTAAATTGCAAAAGGGGGAGAAACGGGGAAATGAAGATGAATATCTCGCAGGAGAAATAGATACAGAAGGTACATCCAATCAAACACAATTTATTGGTGCGGCAGTGTTTAAAGAAGGAAAAATGATTGGGAAAATCACAGGACAGGAAACGAGAATATCAGTCCTTTTAGACGACACCTCTGAGTTAAATGACGTGTTAACAACCTATCCAGATCCCTTTAATAAAAAAAAGAGAGTAGCTGCTCGTGTAATTAAGAAACAAAACAATGACATTGAAATAGATATTAACCATGGTCCTCCAAAAATAAAAGTTACTTTACCGCTCACCATCGAAATTTTATCTGACCCTAGTATGGTTAACTATGGTGCACATGAAGAAAAGAAGAAAATTTTAAAAAAGCATTTAGAGAAGGTTGTCTCTGGGAAAATTGAGGATTTTGTGAAAAAAACTCAAACACAGTTTAAAGGGGAACCATTTATGTGGTCTGCTGAAGTGAGAAAGAAATTCAAAACGATACCTGAATATGAGAAATATGATTGGATGAAGGTTTATCCAGATGCACGGGTTGAAATAAAAGCAGCTATTACCTTAGGAGAGTTCGGTAAACAGGAAAAGGTACCGAATATTGAGAAATTGAGGGATTAA